Proteins encoded together in one Sinorhizobium sp. B11 window:
- a CDS encoding AraC family transcriptional regulator, whose translation MAERSVDTPALSVIAAAIAAGLGSQTWSLGTRDSRPSYRAFFVSRGKATLFIDGQEELGLAAPALLWLPRRVAGRFVLAAGGEGAMLLAAENVVHRTVGDSPAAVQLHDMIERIVVAQGEDLAGHAADIGRAFAVMTEEGQHLLPGGTAIVSAYLSVLLLRLWRASGASLPTTSGTGAMTLQRFRQIVELRYREQPAIADIARTMGITYDHLHRVCIAGVGKSPLELIHERLIAEAKLRLGQSQQSVEQIGFGLGFRDPGYFSRFFKSRVGEPPGAYRRKIAAQSEKDLVPSFAAWP comes from the coding sequence ATGGCCGAAAGATCGGTTGATACGCCAGCTCTGTCTGTCATCGCGGCGGCGATTGCCGCCGGTCTCGGTAGCCAGACCTGGAGCCTGGGCACCCGTGACAGCCGCCCCTCCTACAGGGCCTTCTTCGTCTCCCGCGGCAAGGCGACATTGTTCATTGACGGGCAGGAGGAACTCGGGCTTGCAGCACCGGCATTGCTCTGGCTGCCCCGACGGGTTGCGGGGAGATTCGTCCTTGCCGCCGGCGGTGAAGGGGCGATGCTGCTGGCCGCCGAAAATGTCGTCCACAGGACGGTCGGCGACAGTCCGGCTGCCGTCCAGCTGCATGACATGATCGAGCGAATCGTCGTCGCTCAAGGCGAAGACCTTGCCGGGCATGCAGCCGACATCGGTCGCGCCTTCGCGGTGATGACCGAGGAAGGACAGCATCTTCTACCGGGAGGAACTGCCATCGTAAGCGCCTATCTCTCCGTGCTGCTATTGCGGCTCTGGCGAGCCTCCGGAGCTTCCTTGCCGACGACGTCTGGCACCGGGGCAATGACGCTGCAGCGGTTCCGGCAGATCGTCGAACTGCGCTATCGCGAGCAGCCGGCGATCGCCGATATCGCTCGCACCATGGGCATCACCTATGACCATCTGCATCGGGTCTGTATCGCCGGCGTCGGGAAAAGCCCCTTGGAACTGATCCACGAAAGGTTGATCGCCGAGGCGAAACTGCGGCTTGGGCAATCGCAGCAGTCGGTCGAGCAGATCGGTTTCGGGCTCGGTTTTCGCGATCCCGGCTATTTCAGCCGCTTCTTCAAGAGCCGTGTCGGCGAGCCGCCAGGCGCCTACCGGCGCAAGATCGCCGCGCAGTCGGAGAAAGACCTCGTCCCGTCCTTTGCCGCCTGGCCGTGA
- a CDS encoding FGGY-family carbohydrate kinase: MSDTSRTPPAGAKHVIGVDVGTGSARAGLFDLDGRMLASAKRDITLFHETGSIVEQSSTEIWAAVCAAVREIVATSGVDPASVAGLGFDATCSLVVLGKNGGPLPVGPSEDPNRDIIVWMDHRAVPQAERINALGHDVLRYVGGRISPEMETPKLLWLKENRPQVFDAAWQFFDLADFLTWRATGDLSRSTCTVTCKWTYLAHEKRWDASYFHQIGLGVLADEGFTRIGQSIVEPGSALGQGLTAAVAGELGLLPGTAVAAGLIDAHAGGIGTVGIGAGPQANLGYVFGTSSCTMTSTSQPAFVPGVWGPYFSAMVPGMWLNEGGQSAAGAAIDQLLSFHPAASEARELSNRAGVPLPALLADMAVRKAGRSSDAVELVAGLHVVPEFLGNRAPFADPHARAVIAGLDMERDIDSLVALYIAGLCGIGYGLRQIINTQADAGVTIENVVISGGAGQHDFVRQMLADASGKPVIATKAEEPVLLGAAILGAVAGGLFSDMRAAMTKLSAVEKTYEPAQGAIADRHAKRYEGFRQFQTLTRELRKF, translated from the coding sequence ATGAGCGACACTTCACGCACGCCACCAGCGGGTGCCAAACATGTTATCGGCGTCGATGTCGGCACCGGCAGCGCCCGCGCGGGCCTGTTCGACCTTGATGGGCGGATGCTTGCATCCGCCAAGCGGGATATCACGCTCTTCCACGAGACCGGTTCGATCGTCGAGCAATCGAGTACCGAAATCTGGGCAGCGGTCTGTGCCGCCGTTCGCGAGATCGTGGCGACAAGCGGTGTCGATCCGGCTTCGGTTGCCGGCCTCGGTTTCGACGCGACCTGCTCGCTGGTCGTACTCGGCAAGAATGGCGGACCGTTGCCCGTCGGTCCCTCGGAAGATCCGAACCGTGACATCATTGTCTGGATGGATCATCGCGCCGTTCCGCAGGCGGAGCGCATCAACGCGCTCGGTCATGACGTGCTGCGTTATGTCGGCGGACGTATCTCGCCCGAGATGGAAACACCGAAACTGCTTTGGCTGAAGGAAAACCGGCCGCAGGTCTTCGATGCCGCCTGGCAGTTCTTCGATCTCGCTGATTTCCTGACCTGGCGGGCAACCGGCGACCTGTCGCGCTCGACCTGCACGGTCACGTGCAAGTGGACCTATCTCGCCCATGAGAAACGTTGGGATGCCTCCTATTTCCACCAGATCGGCCTCGGCGTACTGGCCGACGAAGGTTTTACCCGTATCGGGCAATCGATCGTCGAGCCGGGTTCGGCACTCGGTCAGGGACTGACCGCGGCTGTGGCCGGTGAACTTGGTCTCCTGCCGGGAACGGCGGTTGCCGCCGGTCTCATCGATGCGCATGCCGGCGGTATCGGAACGGTCGGGATCGGCGCCGGCCCGCAGGCCAATCTCGGCTACGTCTTCGGCACCTCGTCCTGCACCATGACATCGACATCGCAGCCGGCCTTCGTTCCGGGCGTCTGGGGTCCCTATTTTTCGGCCATGGTGCCGGGCATGTGGTTGAACGAAGGTGGCCAGAGTGCGGCAGGCGCGGCCATCGATCAGCTGCTCTCTTTCCATCCGGCTGCCAGCGAGGCGCGAGAGCTTTCGAATCGTGCGGGTGTTCCGCTGCCGGCCCTGTTGGCGGATATGGCGGTGCGGAAGGCAGGGCGCTCCTCCGATGCCGTTGAGCTTGTCGCAGGCCTGCATGTCGTTCCTGAATTCCTCGGCAATCGCGCACCCTTTGCCGATCCGCATGCCCGCGCCGTCATCGCCGGCCTCGACATGGAGAGGGATATCGACAGTCTGGTCGCGCTCTACATCGCCGGTCTTTGCGGCATAGGCTATGGTCTGAGACAGATCATCAACACGCAGGCCGATGCCGGCGTTACCATCGAGAACGTCGTGATCAGCGGCGGCGCCGGCCAGCATGATTTCGTCCGTCAGATGCTTGCCGATGCGAGCGGCAAGCCGGTGATCGCGACGAAGGCCGAGGAACCTGTCCTTCTGGGCGCGGCGATCCTCGGCGCCGTCGCGGGCGGTCTGTTTTCCGATATGCGTGCGGCGATGACGAAACTCTCGGCCGTTGAGAAGACCTATGAGCCGGCGCAAGGTGCGATCGCTGATCGTCACGCAAAGCGTTATGAGGGTTTCAGACAGTTCCAGACGCTGACGCGTGAGTTGCGGAAATTCTGA
- a CDS encoding SDR family oxidoreductase yields MTDLMKGKVAAITGAASGIGLECARTLHAEGATVVLIDRAKDKLESLCKEIGKGALPLVVDLLDGPQVSGMLPRILELAGRLDIFHANAGGYIGGPVAEGDPDAWDRMLNLNINAAFRSVHAVLPHMIEQKSGDILFTSSIAGVVPVVWEPIYTASKFAVQAFVHSTRRQVAQHGVRVGAVLPGPVVTALLDDWPKAKMEEALANGSLMQPKEVAEAVLFMLSRPRNVTVRDLVILPNSVDL; encoded by the coding sequence GTGACTGATCTCATGAAAGGCAAGGTTGCCGCCATTACCGGTGCGGCATCTGGCATTGGCCTGGAATGCGCCCGCACGCTTCATGCCGAAGGCGCAACCGTCGTGCTCATCGACCGTGCCAAGGACAAGCTCGAGTCTCTCTGCAAGGAGATCGGTAAGGGCGCCCTGCCGCTCGTCGTCGATCTTCTCGACGGCCCGCAGGTCTCCGGCATGCTGCCGCGCATCCTGGAATTGGCCGGCCGGCTCGATATCTTCCACGCCAATGCCGGCGGCTATATCGGCGGGCCGGTAGCCGAAGGCGATCCGGATGCCTGGGACCGGATGCTCAACCTCAATATCAATGCGGCCTTCCGCTCGGTCCACGCCGTGTTGCCGCACATGATAGAGCAGAAGTCCGGCGATATCCTGTTTACAAGCTCGATCGCCGGCGTCGTGCCCGTCGTCTGGGAGCCGATCTATACGGCCTCGAAATTTGCCGTTCAGGCCTTCGTCCATTCGACCCGCCGCCAGGTCGCACAGCATGGCGTGCGCGTCGGCGCCGTATTGCCGGGACCGGTCGTCACCGCGCTCTTGGATGACTGGCCGAAAGCCAAGATGGAAGAGGCGCTCGCCAACGGCAGCCTGATGCAGCCGAAGGAAGTGGCCGAGGCCGTGCTCTTCATGCTATCGCGGCCGCGCAACGTCACCGTCCGCGATCTGGTGATCCTGCCGAACAGCGTCGACCTCTGA